A single genomic interval of Aureliella helgolandensis harbors:
- a CDS encoding replication initiation protein — MILKKAAKQTQSKQVALPQRLDNLANGRDEMNLCELPFALLSERQGNRKYLQFEVEDYDREEKQTVSRKLTVKGDPEFGLPTAKDEEIYLGLMKYTSDYNGFADAKVILQRSALFDLMGWPKSDWAYARLTLGMQRLVGVRLSYQNLWRDNQEKQFRDQGAFGILDSFRFLDARKGKGSFTEQESTFRWSSVLFQSFDSGYLKRIDFGLARDLSATARRLYRYLDKHFHPPHHREVTLDLARLAYQHIGVSPGIELDKARKRYIAPAAEELEAVGYLKPLAHDARFTKVRRGTWTATFGYGGAKVAASHGMQNPQQLQLLQALSKRGISTMLAIQTINGYPAEPVVRALKAMDEQRQRGVQIRFADKWLVKALQEGYQPSPEFNSSSLRPDRQIFRRK, encoded by the coding sequence GTGATTTTGAAGAAAGCAGCCAAGCAGACTCAGTCCAAACAGGTCGCGTTGCCCCAGCGGCTGGATAATCTAGCCAATGGACGGGACGAAATGAATCTGTGCGAGTTACCATTCGCATTGCTTTCAGAACGCCAGGGAAATCGCAAGTACCTCCAATTCGAGGTCGAAGACTATGACCGAGAGGAGAAACAAACGGTTTCCCGCAAGCTGACGGTCAAGGGCGACCCAGAATTTGGCTTACCAACGGCCAAGGATGAAGAGATCTACCTCGGCCTGATGAAGTACACCAGCGACTACAACGGATTCGCGGACGCCAAAGTCATCCTCCAACGATCGGCACTGTTCGACCTGATGGGCTGGCCCAAGTCGGATTGGGCCTATGCGAGACTCACACTCGGAATGCAGCGTCTGGTCGGTGTGCGGCTCAGCTATCAGAATCTGTGGCGTGACAACCAAGAAAAACAGTTTCGAGATCAGGGAGCTTTTGGCATCCTGGATTCGTTTCGCTTTTTGGATGCTCGCAAAGGCAAAGGCAGCTTTACAGAGCAGGAATCCACGTTTCGCTGGAGCAGCGTGCTGTTCCAAAGTTTTGATAGCGGCTATTTGAAACGCATTGACTTCGGTTTAGCTCGCGATCTGAGCGCTACCGCCCGTCGGCTGTATCGCTATCTCGACAAGCACTTCCATCCGCCGCACCATCGGGAAGTCACGCTCGACCTGGCTCGACTAGCCTACCAACACATTGGCGTCAGCCCAGGTATCGAATTGGACAAGGCGAGAAAACGCTACATTGCCCCGGCCGCAGAAGAACTAGAGGCGGTGGGATATCTCAAGCCACTCGCTCACGATGCGCGTTTTACCAAGGTCCGGCGCGGCACATGGACGGCAACCTTCGGCTACGGAGGTGCAAAGGTGGCGGCCTCGCACGGAATGCAGAACCCGCAACAGTTACAACTCTTACAAGCACTCTCAAAACGCGGGATCTCGACAATGCTGGCAATTCAAACCATCAATGGCTATCCCGCTGAGCCTGTCGTTCGCGCACTCAAGGCCATGGACGAACAGCGGCAACGTGGCGTCCAGATCCGCTTCGCCGACAAGTGGCTCGTGAAAGCGTTACAAGAGGGATACCAGCCCTCACCTGAGTTCAACAGTTCATCGCTTCGACCCGATCGTCAGATCTTCCGACGCAAGTAG
- a CDS encoding ParA family protein, protein MPTTICMINQKGGCGKSSTCFHLAGAMAAAGKRVLLLDLDPQGSLSQGFFGSAAIETVDGKDTVARLFADGAYFASIDQLAIPTRYDGISIVLANQCLAEFNTPKPESSGLLQFAVREFLREAVEFDMVLIDCPPNLYRCSWTALLASDFVVIPVPPEDFGTQGLRAVHQTIEQARKLNPGLRRLGHLITRSDRRLLIHRAYEQRVREIYGENVLETVVPEASAFKVSVAARTPVEFDLPRSSAAKLTRELCREILDRIDVKTAALKVA, encoded by the coding sequence ATGCCTACCACAATTTGCATGATTAATCAAAAAGGCGGATGCGGTAAGAGCTCCACTTGCTTTCATCTTGCCGGAGCGATGGCAGCCGCGGGCAAGCGAGTCTTGCTACTAGACCTGGACCCGCAGGGTTCGCTCAGTCAGGGATTCTTTGGATCCGCCGCCATTGAGACGGTCGATGGCAAAGACACCGTGGCGCGACTATTTGCCGACGGTGCCTATTTCGCTTCCATTGACCAGTTGGCCATACCAACTCGCTATGACGGAATCTCAATCGTACTGGCCAATCAGTGCCTGGCGGAATTCAACACGCCCAAGCCTGAGAGCTCTGGTTTGCTGCAGTTCGCTGTTCGCGAGTTCCTACGGGAGGCTGTCGAATTCGATATGGTGCTCATCGACTGCCCGCCGAATCTCTACCGTTGCAGCTGGACAGCTTTGCTCGCATCGGACTTTGTCGTCATTCCCGTTCCACCGGAAGACTTTGGTACTCAGGGACTTAGAGCGGTTCACCAGACTATCGAACAGGCTCGGAAATTGAATCCTGGATTGCGGCGCCTTGGGCATCTCATCACTCGCAGCGATCGCCGTTTGTTGATCCATCGTGCCTATGAGCAGCGCGTGAGAGAGATTTATGGTGAGAATGTGTTGGAAACTGTAGTGCCGGAAGCCTCGGCATTCAAGGTTTCAGTCGCCGCTCGCACACCGGTTGAATTTGACCTGCCTCGATCGAGTGCAGCCAAGTTGACTCGTGAGCTCTGTCGTGAGATTCTCGACCGCATCGATGTGAAAACGGCAGCATTGAAGGTGGCCTAA
- a CDS encoding ParB/RepB/Spo0J family partition protein: MTSTKRKIEDLTSHLDESMGKRNEGLPLGLVPQFSPVPSPKDIGRQSVRGFGEVLLEQVVVDPTQPRTVFEPAEIERLAQSIRDKGQLQPIRVRWDSQLEKWAIIAGERRFRATQAAGLKSIQCYFHEGEISESEILEQQMIENLLREDLRPMEEANAYATLMKLNTWNGKQVASALRVSPSRVSRGLALLDLPQEMQQQIESGELPKSVAYELSKLPNEQQQWAAYAQKESQPLSVNNTRRKVKQRQGKAPIPRGVKQTFLTEGEWTVTVASKRKGNYHEIEEALLEALQEVRLRIDNNVHLG; encoded by the coding sequence ATGACAAGCACAAAACGCAAAATCGAAGACCTAACCTCTCATCTCGACGAGTCGATGGGTAAGAGAAACGAAGGATTGCCTTTAGGGTTGGTTCCACAGTTCAGTCCGGTACCATCTCCGAAAGACATTGGGCGTCAGTCAGTTCGCGGATTCGGCGAAGTTCTCTTGGAACAGGTTGTTGTTGACCCGACACAGCCTCGAACCGTTTTTGAGCCAGCCGAAATTGAACGCCTAGCTCAAAGCATTCGAGACAAAGGCCAGTTGCAGCCAATTCGCGTTCGCTGGGATAGCCAACTCGAAAAATGGGCGATCATTGCAGGCGAGCGTCGATTCAGAGCGACTCAGGCTGCGGGTCTGAAATCGATACAATGCTATTTCCATGAGGGCGAGATCTCAGAATCAGAAATCCTCGAGCAGCAAATGATCGAGAACCTACTACGCGAAGACTTGCGTCCCATGGAAGAAGCCAACGCCTATGCAACGCTCATGAAACTCAACACGTGGAATGGCAAACAAGTTGCTTCCGCGTTGCGCGTTTCGCCATCACGCGTCAGTCGAGGGCTCGCTCTGCTCGATCTTCCCCAAGAGATGCAGCAGCAAATCGAGTCGGGCGAGCTACCGAAGTCGGTTGCCTACGAGCTTTCCAAGTTACCGAATGAACAGCAACAGTGGGCCGCGTATGCTCAAAAGGAGAGCCAGCCACTTTCAGTCAATAACACTAGACGAAAAGTAAAGCAGCGACAAGGAAAAGCCCCCATTCCGCGAGGAGTGAAGCAGACCTTCTTGACCGAGGGAGAGTGGACAGTAACCGTTGCATCCAAGCGGAAGGGCAACTACCACGAAATCGAAGAAGCCCTACTGGAGGCACTTCAGGAAGTGCGCCTACGTATCGACAATAATGTGCATCTGGGATGA
- a CDS encoding aminotransferase class V-fold PLP-dependent enzyme produces the protein MKFAARLQFGQCRKVLITDLTWPSYEAILCRQQKRSGNGIHKVAVLASLLQDKCSMDEVFDRLAAQYAEHKCDGLFLPLVDNRGIHLPIRKLVDRIRRNAEIRFCVVDAAQALHHVPLNLHEDYCDFVVAGCHKWLCAHTPLGLGFYGRQRSREFIGESLDRWLQDGSMDDPLLSYFRELTTGESHPFGETVPVLPMLTANGAAIDADEQTHERFQSQNRRSIVELIQESNWELVLPTSEFQSQILLARPRGKAPSRSANGIRQAFLVRGIALTAYDDGTVRVAIPKHVLSHEVLTHLHDTFKQIG, from the coding sequence ATGAAGTTTGCGGCGCGCCTGCAGTTCGGGCAGTGTCGCAAAGTGTTGATCACCGATCTGACCTGGCCGTCCTACGAAGCCATACTTTGCCGTCAACAGAAGCGGTCTGGCAATGGGATTCACAAAGTTGCGGTGCTCGCGAGCCTGTTGCAAGACAAATGCAGTATGGATGAAGTATTCGACCGTCTAGCCGCGCAATATGCCGAACACAAGTGCGATGGATTGTTTTTGCCGTTGGTCGACAATCGTGGCATCCACCTTCCAATCCGGAAGTTGGTGGATCGTATTCGGAGGAACGCCGAAATCCGCTTCTGCGTAGTCGATGCGGCGCAAGCACTACATCATGTCCCACTGAATCTGCACGAAGATTACTGCGACTTCGTTGTCGCTGGTTGCCACAAATGGCTTTGCGCCCACACACCTTTGGGACTGGGATTCTATGGGCGCCAGCGATCCCGAGAATTTATTGGGGAATCGCTCGATCGTTGGCTACAAGATGGATCGATGGATGACCCACTTCTGAGCTACTTTCGTGAGCTAACCACGGGAGAATCACATCCCTTTGGTGAAACCGTGCCTGTTCTACCGATGCTGACTGCCAACGGGGCCGCCATCGATGCTGATGAGCAGACACACGAGCGATTCCAATCTCAGAATCGACGATCGATTGTTGAGTTGATCCAAGAATCAAATTGGGAACTCGTTCTGCCAACCTCCGAGTTTCAAAGTCAAATACTACTTGCAAGACCGAGAGGAAAAGCTCCATCGCGATCGGCAAACGGAATTCGCCAGGCTTTTTTGGTACGCGGTATCGCACTAACAGCTTATGACGATGGAACCGTTAGAGTTGCGATCCCCAAGCATGTACTCAGCCACGAAGTGCTGACGCATTTACATGACACGTTCAAGCAAATTGGCTGA
- a CDS encoding ArdC-like ssDNA-binding domain-containing protein, with product MNKEQAQKATETALQDLVKALEQGKSDELIKYLTCMSRFHQYSLRNLLLISHQQPDATQVAGFHTWRKLKRSVRKGEKGIAILAPLAFRKKTKGSPKDESEQAIAGFRVVHVFDIKQTDGPQLPELITPTGDPGIALAQLEDVIRGNGIELDSQDLPSDTHGCSMGGKIIVNCNLSAAERFSVLAHELAHEWLAHHSARCQDVRIRETEAEAVAFVVGTAHGINCEQSSADYIQLYRGDSEALSRSLKEIQRVASRILQEIAS from the coding sequence ATGAACAAGGAACAAGCACAGAAGGCAACAGAAACTGCATTGCAAGACTTAGTAAAGGCATTGGAACAAGGCAAGAGTGATGAACTGATTAAATACCTCACTTGCATGAGTCGGTTCCACCAATACTCACTTCGCAACTTGCTGCTCATTTCGCACCAACAGCCCGACGCGACCCAGGTCGCGGGATTTCACACTTGGCGAAAACTCAAACGATCCGTTCGCAAGGGTGAGAAAGGAATCGCTATCCTCGCTCCACTGGCGTTTCGCAAGAAGACGAAGGGATCGCCCAAAGATGAAAGCGAGCAAGCTATCGCTGGCTTTCGAGTTGTTCATGTTTTCGATATCAAACAAACAGACGGGCCCCAGCTTCCAGAGCTTATAACACCGACAGGCGACCCCGGTATTGCACTTGCTCAATTGGAGGATGTGATTCGCGGTAATGGAATAGAGCTCGACAGCCAGGATCTGCCGTCAGACACCCACGGCTGCTCAATGGGCGGAAAGATCATTGTCAACTGCAACCTGAGCGCTGCGGAAAGATTCAGTGTGCTGGCTCACGAGCTAGCGCACGAGTGGTTGGCACACCACTCGGCAAGGTGTCAGGACGTACGTATCCGCGAAACGGAAGCCGAGGCCGTGGCCTTTGTCGTGGGCACTGCACATGGAATCAACTGCGAGCAGAGTTCGGCAGATTACATCCAGCTCTACCGAGGCGATTCAGAGGCACTCTCACGTTCGTTGAAAGAAATCCAGCGTGTGGCTAGTCGGATCCTGCAGGAAATCGCCAGTTAG
- a CDS encoding serine/threonine protein kinase, which yields MKKHHKIVHAMGRKIRIQGNTRVRGRRYDIVETLTSNAARPRLLLLDRNAGSDAYRVLLTLPRNSNAANLIAVLRELPKFGDLPRIIDVELSRDRVRLVLDYVSGRPLSDYLSAIKCGRVVRPSPYEVARLVHQLAGSLWNLHERANLVHGDIKPANLIITRKATRICLIDFGNAFRIEQMASRPAGDGVTPGYAPPELQEKRIRADGRIDQFSASVLFYELLTLRLPYDGLGGLAGSTANFAAFRNFEHSLASGHEAYDLLPSSLRDKLTQVVARGLQLNIEDRFPDTHQWRTALGELRNSLDSQRNSWKQLNHLRPSVWSIFARFLLRQRQSP from the coding sequence ATGAAAAAGCATCACAAAATAGTGCACGCGATGGGCCGGAAGATACGAATTCAAGGTAACACTCGCGTTCGTGGTCGCCGATATGACATCGTAGAAACACTCACGAGCAATGCTGCGCGACCACGCCTACTCTTGTTGGATCGAAACGCTGGTAGCGACGCATATCGCGTGCTTCTCACGCTCCCACGCAACTCGAACGCTGCCAATCTAATCGCAGTTTTGCGTGAGTTGCCCAAGTTTGGAGACTTACCGCGTATCATCGACGTGGAACTTAGCCGCGACCGGGTCAGACTCGTTCTCGATTACGTGAGCGGGAGACCGCTGAGCGATTACCTGTCCGCGATCAAGTGCGGGCGCGTCGTTCGACCTTCTCCCTATGAAGTGGCAAGGCTAGTTCACCAGTTGGCTGGAAGTTTATGGAACCTCCATGAACGAGCAAACTTGGTGCACGGCGATATCAAACCGGCAAATTTGATCATTACTCGGAAAGCCACACGTATTTGTCTGATCGATTTCGGTAATGCTTTCCGCATTGAACAAATGGCGAGTCGCCCCGCTGGAGACGGCGTGACACCGGGTTACGCACCTCCCGAATTACAAGAGAAGCGCATTCGCGCGGATGGTCGAATTGATCAATTCTCAGCGTCAGTGCTGTTCTACGAGCTGCTAACTCTGCGATTGCCCTATGACGGACTGGGTGGCTTGGCGGGTTCGACTGCAAATTTTGCAGCATTTCGAAATTTCGAGCATTCCCTTGCTAGCGGCCACGAAGCGTATGATCTTCTGCCAAGCAGCTTGAGAGACAAATTGACCCAAGTCGTCGCGCGTGGCCTGCAATTGAATATCGAAGACCGTTTTCCCGACACGCATCAATGGCGAACAGCACTTGGAGAGCTTAGAAACAGCCTGGATTCCCAGCGGAATAGTTGGAAACAACTCAACCACTTGCGGCCGTCTGTATGGAGCATTTTCGCTCGGTTCCTGCTTCGACAGAGGCAGTCGCCATGA
- a CDS encoding protein kinase domain-containing protein, whose product MRKRRIVKVVAERLESFIQSNFETQAQFLDAADIGRTTLHRMLTGESVKRQTILEMVAHLADSGKPLSLDDLVDDERPQPNSVELASEWQQDEWEVIASSIGRLRTMSNGIVMQHAKARHRLLTNEFGRMKVYDIRGLGREMRLRYRDALTRHATVCRKLFETPQISTNITLVARDDYRLWSVVDRWVEGSPLDEYVEQNKPDLPGLISVWLDIAKGIQALHEQSIIGREIRPESILISSDAKHCTLTDLELAKLLEAETTVSSHWQPNPYRAPEILGGESRVQADIYSFAKIAAFTLARSVQEDAQEAIESAALPNGIQSFLTESLSPRWPKRPKSLVELLPLLEREKRDDY is encoded by the coding sequence ATGAGAAAACGCCGCATCGTGAAGGTTGTTGCAGAACGGCTGGAGTCATTCATCCAGAGCAACTTTGAAACCCAAGCCCAATTCCTAGATGCCGCTGACATAGGTCGCACAACGCTGCATCGGATGCTAACGGGTGAATCAGTCAAGAGACAAACAATTCTCGAAATGGTCGCTCATCTGGCAGATTCAGGGAAGCCCTTGAGCTTGGATGATCTAGTTGACGACGAACGGCCTCAACCCAACTCGGTAGAGCTGGCGTCGGAATGGCAACAAGATGAATGGGAAGTCATAGCTTCGTCAATTGGACGGCTCCGAACAATGTCCAACGGAATCGTGATGCAACATGCGAAGGCCAGGCATCGCTTGCTGACTAACGAATTTGGCCGCATGAAGGTCTATGACATCCGAGGCCTAGGACGGGAAATGCGACTCCGATACCGAGATGCATTGACCCGTCATGCAACGGTCTGCCGCAAGTTGTTCGAAACCCCACAGATCAGTACTAACATCACGCTGGTCGCACGCGACGATTATCGACTCTGGTCGGTTGTTGATCGTTGGGTGGAAGGATCGCCCCTGGATGAATACGTCGAGCAGAACAAACCAGATCTCCCAGGTTTGATTTCGGTTTGGCTCGACATTGCGAAGGGTATTCAGGCATTGCACGAGCAGTCGATCATTGGACGAGAGATTCGACCAGAAAGCATTCTAATTTCCAGCGACGCCAAGCACTGCACGCTCACCGATCTTGAACTAGCCAAGCTGCTCGAAGCAGAAACGACGGTTTCGTCCCATTGGCAGCCGAATCCTTATCGTGCTCCCGAGATTCTGGGCGGTGAATCCCGTGTACAGGCAGACATCTATTCCTTCGCGAAAATCGCCGCATTCACTCTTGCACGTAGCGTGCAAGAGGATGCCCAAGAAGCAATTGAATCAGCCGCTTTGCCAAATGGCATCCAATCGTTCTTAACGGAGTCACTTTCGCCAAGATGGCCCAAAAGACCCAAGTCGCTTGTTGAGCTGCTACCGCTGCTCGAAAGGGAAAAAAGAGATGACTATTGA
- a CDS encoding type IV secretory system conjugative DNA transfer family protein yields the protein MVRSSYYKPEGNPVNVSQLPKQLMPLAFPTVNNNLVSTRVNRNLALGTALVIDLGAITLSSFATSTTVVLFIGFATLLGGTILRCWTAVASLSFRDFGLLALLLLSHAAMLTISNRFVTLVIVTTWISYTTYLVGLHWIHRCTVSPLPREQAAILIQQWHPTLILYSISPFILLLSCLLTGSTHLFFAGTLLMLAYQTVSTAFTERMTVRMLLRPFNSFLSYNIPDHHIAGAQLSAAGGYSKRLIVLLGSMSVGAAWSYGFAESNGFPIALPAVFFLAFPVLVFCPLGLEAGKLFAKRLDGNNWREFIRDLRVSIDPHVRGSLFLGRVAQDGMPVLYPMGILNEHMHILGSTGSNKSSKGLMPLIEQIIEFGFISVICLDLKGDRLELMACMMRAIREINRRLGLDKILSLFSTDSQDGSQIFNPLESPVFRSLSLDERVSLIVTATNLIYGEDYGTAHFDAKNIRQMRALLYLVPEARSFRELYDAFTGLCSNPATRTHFSRDKHDDSPHLEETLYRLASIDAMQVTQADDVSDVAKAAAINIETFLKEPSYLYMRLASAASAKTPPTIARLLLYLLIETARRTPQRIPVVVVIDEFQQLLSPSIKGLLQQARSLGIGIVMANQSIQDLRSMKTNLIPTLERNVRIRQWFDCGEDDREYIIKAVGERVEHVKQLSADSNGTRVTTAEVLLPRLSVNELNELSDNPMQSVVHIKRGQGYARFSGTPFVMESDYHITRDEYRKYQDTEWPEGEARLLKNGDLTARTPQGAGSKPVFTNEEDADDGAVLDETLSGLFGKFTEGEIRPWLESDDDQTEAARADDDHTEVDHEE from the coding sequence ATGGTTCGATCTTCCTACTACAAGCCCGAGGGAAATCCCGTCAACGTTTCCCAGTTGCCAAAGCAACTGATGCCATTGGCGTTTCCAACCGTAAACAACAATCTTGTGAGCACGCGCGTCAACCGAAATCTTGCATTGGGAACAGCTCTAGTTATCGATCTTGGCGCAATAACACTGAGTTCGTTCGCGACCTCCACTACTGTAGTCCTATTTATTGGGTTCGCAACGCTGCTGGGGGGCACGATCTTACGCTGCTGGACCGCAGTGGCCAGTCTGTCGTTCCGAGACTTTGGGCTGTTGGCACTCTTGCTATTGAGCCACGCAGCCATGCTAACCATCAGCAATCGGTTCGTCACGTTGGTGATAGTGACGACCTGGATTTCGTACACAACCTATCTAGTTGGCTTGCACTGGATCCATCGTTGCACTGTGTCGCCACTGCCGCGTGAGCAGGCGGCAATTCTCATCCAACAATGGCATCCCACACTTATCCTCTATAGCATATCGCCCTTTATACTTCTGCTGAGCTGTCTTCTGACTGGCTCCACCCATCTCTTTTTCGCGGGTACGTTGCTGATGCTCGCGTATCAAACCGTCAGTACAGCGTTCACTGAGCGCATGACCGTCCGTATGCTACTCAGGCCCTTCAATTCATTTCTCAGCTACAACATTCCAGATCACCATATTGCGGGAGCACAACTTAGCGCTGCTGGCGGATATTCCAAACGTCTCATTGTGTTGCTCGGCTCCATGTCTGTCGGCGCCGCTTGGTCGTACGGCTTCGCGGAATCGAACGGATTCCCGATTGCCCTACCTGCTGTTTTTTTTCTCGCATTCCCAGTTCTAGTGTTCTGCCCATTGGGGCTGGAAGCTGGAAAACTGTTTGCGAAGCGATTGGACGGTAACAACTGGCGAGAATTCATCCGTGACCTTCGTGTAAGTATCGATCCGCACGTTCGGGGATCGCTGTTTCTGGGGAGAGTCGCCCAAGATGGTATGCCCGTGTTGTATCCAATGGGAATTCTCAATGAACACATGCACATCCTGGGCTCGACTGGATCCAACAAATCCTCAAAGGGTCTGATGCCTCTGATCGAGCAAATCATTGAGTTTGGTTTCATTAGCGTCATTTGCCTAGACCTTAAGGGAGACAGGTTGGAATTGATGGCGTGCATGATGCGTGCCATCCGGGAGATAAATCGTCGACTGGGCCTGGACAAAATCCTCTCCTTATTTAGCACTGATTCGCAGGACGGATCCCAGATCTTCAATCCCCTTGAGTCGCCAGTATTTCGGTCGTTGTCGCTGGATGAGCGCGTTTCGCTGATCGTAACGGCTACCAATCTGATCTACGGGGAAGACTACGGTACGGCGCACTTTGATGCCAAGAACATTCGTCAAATGCGAGCCCTGCTGTACTTAGTCCCGGAGGCACGATCGTTTCGTGAGCTCTATGATGCGTTCACGGGTCTGTGTTCAAATCCAGCCACAAGAACTCACTTTAGCCGGGACAAGCACGACGACAGTCCTCACCTGGAAGAGACGCTCTATCGTCTCGCATCGATTGATGCAATGCAAGTGACCCAGGCAGATGATGTAAGTGACGTGGCCAAGGCTGCGGCGATCAACATTGAAACCTTCTTGAAGGAACCGTCCTATCTGTACATGCGTTTGGCATCTGCCGCATCCGCAAAGACACCTCCCACAATTGCCAGACTTTTACTGTACTTACTCATCGAAACTGCGCGGCGCACGCCTCAACGCATACCGGTGGTGGTCGTGATCGATGAATTTCAGCAGCTACTGTCACCAAGTATCAAGGGGCTGTTGCAGCAAGCCCGAAGTCTTGGAATCGGCATTGTTATGGCTAACCAGAGTATCCAAGACTTGCGTTCGATGAAAACGAACCTCATCCCCACGCTTGAACGCAATGTGCGCATCCGCCAGTGGTTCGACTGCGGCGAAGACGACCGTGAGTACATCATTAAAGCAGTTGGCGAACGTGTAGAACACGTTAAGCAGTTATCTGCCGATAGCAACGGCACACGAGTCACCACAGCTGAAGTGCTGCTCCCTCGACTAAGCGTAAACGAACTCAATGAGCTGAGCGACAACCCCATGCAAAGCGTCGTTCACATCAAACGAGGTCAAGGCTATGCGAGATTCTCTGGAACGCCGTTTGTCATGGAAAGTGACTACCACATAACTCGGGACGAGTATCGCAAATACCAAGACACAGAATGGCCTGAAGGCGAAGCCAGACTGCTCAAGAACGGCGACCTAACAGCGAGGACGCCGCAGGGTGCTGGCTCAAAACCAGTCTTCACGAATGAGGAGGATGCTGATGATGGAGCCGTTCTCGATGAAACCCTTTCAGGTCTCTTTGGGAAGTTCACAGAGGGTGAAATCAGACCATGGCTAGAGTCTGACGACGACCAAACAGAGGCCGCCCGAGCAGACGATGACCACACGGAGGTCGACCATGAAGAGTAG